The following proteins are co-located in the Shouchella hunanensis genome:
- a CDS encoding solute:sodium symporter family transporter, with translation MNAFAIATFLFIVVAIWIFAYRKSRTIDNSSSEGYFLGGRSLTGIVIAGTVIGTNLSTEQIVGQNGQSYVAGMEVMAWEVTSAIAIVALALIFLPKYLKHGVDTVTDFIEVRFDKTTKKIASALFIFTYVVSFLPVVLYSGSLVFNQIFSVDEMLGVDPLIAIALIAGGIGVVGLAYLMLGGLRLAAFSDTIYGIGLLIAGLSVPIFGLMLLGNGNMLSGFETIRQNTPEMLNAIGAVDSAYVPWPTLFLGMFFNNLFFWCTNQMIVQKVLAGRDLREGQKGALYVGFFKIFGALFLVFPGIIALNMFGDGISNSDNAYPMLVSAVLPEWMFGVFAAVIFGAILSSFIGALNAASTLLTLDFYKPIGKEKTDKQIARVGKIFTIGVGLTATIIAPLISFAPAGLYHVVQQFNGLYSMPLLVIVLLGFYSKYATPFAAKFTFIFHVMVYGASQLFLDIHYLYVFSVMFFVDLFILWGVSRLQKNTTPFVFESGKQKVDLTPWRHRYWVSAVVIITVLGTYLIFSPWGIAQ, from the coding sequence TTGAACGCTTTTGCGATAGCCACGTTTCTTTTTATTGTTGTGGCGATATGGATTTTTGCTTATCGAAAAAGTAGGACGATCGATAATTCAAGCTCAGAAGGGTACTTCTTAGGTGGTCGTAGCTTAACTGGTATTGTAATCGCGGGTACTGTAATTGGTACGAATCTATCAACAGAACAGATTGTTGGTCAAAACGGACAAAGCTATGTTGCTGGTATGGAAGTAATGGCTTGGGAAGTAACCTCGGCAATTGCGATTGTCGCCCTTGCGTTAATTTTCCTTCCAAAATATTTAAAGCATGGCGTAGATACGGTTACCGACTTTATAGAAGTACGCTTTGACAAAACTACAAAGAAGATTGCATCTGCTTTATTCATATTTACATATGTTGTATCTTTCTTACCTGTCGTTCTTTATTCGGGCTCCTTAGTGTTTAACCAAATCTTCTCTGTTGATGAAATGCTTGGAGTCGATCCACTAATAGCAATTGCATTAATTGCTGGTGGAATAGGCGTTGTGGGTCTTGCATACTTAATGTTAGGTGGATTAAGGCTAGCCGCATTTAGTGATACGATTTATGGAATTGGCTTACTTATAGCTGGTCTATCTGTACCAATTTTTGGTTTGATGCTGTTAGGAAATGGAAATATGTTGTCAGGCTTTGAGACAATACGTCAAAACACTCCTGAAATGCTTAATGCGATTGGAGCAGTTGATTCTGCTTATGTACCATGGCCAACGTTATTTTTAGGGATGTTTTTTAACAACTTATTTTTTTGGTGCACAAACCAAATGATTGTGCAAAAAGTATTAGCAGGAAGAGATCTTCGAGAGGGTCAAAAAGGTGCATTGTATGTAGGTTTTTTCAAGATCTTCGGGGCTCTTTTCCTTGTCTTTCCAGGCATTATTGCATTAAATATGTTTGGGGACGGCATCTCTAATTCTGATAATGCTTACCCAATGTTGGTATCTGCTGTTTTACCTGAATGGATGTTTGGTGTGTTCGCTGCTGTCATTTTCGGAGCCATTTTAAGTTCATTTATTGGCGCGTTAAATGCTGCTTCGACACTACTCACACTTGACTTTTATAAGCCAATAGGCAAAGAGAAAACAGATAAGCAAATTGCCCGTGTTGGGAAAATTTTCACGATTGGTGTCGGTTTAACAGCAACAATTATTGCTCCACTCATTTCGTTTGCACCTGCTGGTTTATACCATGTTGTTCAACAATTTAACGGTTTGTATAGCATGCCACTTCTTGTTATTGTGTTATTAGGTTTTTATTCAAAATATGCAACGCCTTTTGCTGCTAAATTTACATTCATCTTTCATGTAATGGTTTATGGAGCATCACAGTTATTTTTAGACATCCATTACTTATATGTATTTAGTGTTATGTTCTTTGTTGACTTGTTTATCTTATGGGGTGTCAGCCGATTGCAAAAGAATACAACTCCGTTTGTATTCGAGTCAGGCAAGCAAAAAGTTGACCTCACCCCTTGGAGACATCGTTATTGGGTCAGTGCCGTTGTGATCATCACTGTTCTTGGTACATACCTTATCTTTTCACCATGGGGGATTGCACAATAG